A window of the Lolium perenne isolate Kyuss_39 chromosome 7, Kyuss_2.0, whole genome shotgun sequence genome harbors these coding sequences:
- the LOC127312498 gene encoding uncharacterized protein: MIQQRKQPRNQETEVRMMLPVSIRCGTCGTYIYKGTKFNTRKEDCIGETYMGIQICRFYFKCTKCSADITFKTDPQNSDYMVESGASRNFEDCREEYMVVDKEKRKQEAEEMGDAMRALEGRAKDSTQDMDILAALEEMRSMKSRHAGVSVDQMLEILKHSAHLKEEKTVAELDDEEEELIKSITFRKSKDYVKRIEDDDDDEDEDSGILGQSSVTAKVTGYSESVLNPTDVLTKTNGPEVFNKEGNKTLTEDNAFWSHNCV; this comes from the exons ATGATCCAGCAGCGGAAGCAGCCGAGGAACCAGGAGACGGAGGTCCGCATGATGCTCCCCGTCAGCATCCGGTGCGGCACCTGCGGGACCTACATCTACAAGGGCACCAAGTTCAACACCCGCAAGGAGGACTGCATCGGCGAg ACGTACATGGGAATACAGATATGTAGGTTTTACTTCAAATGTACCAAGTGCTCAGCTGATATTACCTTTAAAACAGACCCCCAGAATTCAGACTATATGGTGGAATCTGGGGCTAGTCGAAATTTTGAGGATTGTCGTGAAGAGTATATG GTTGTGGAcaaagaaaagagaaaacaaGAAGCAGAGGAGATGGGCGATGCAATGAGAGCACTGGAGGGCAGAGCAAAGGACTCAACGCAGGACATGGACATACTTGCTGCTTTAGAAGAGATGCGGTCCATGAAG TCGAGACATGCAGGAGTATCTGTTGACCAGATGCTTGAAATTTTAAAGCATTCCGCTCACCTTAAG GAGGAAAAAACAGTAGCAGAActagatgatgaagaggaagaactcATCAAATCAATCACTTTCCGA AAATCGAAAGATTATGTGAAAAGGATcgaagacgacgacgatgatgaagatgaagattccGGTATACTAGGCCAGTCAAGTGTCACAGCAAAG GTAACTGGATATTCCGAATCAGTGCTAAATCCAACAGATGTCTTGACCAAAACTAATGGTCCTGAGGTTTTCAATAAAGAAG GAAACAAGACCTTGACTGAAGACAACGCTTTTTGGAGCCACAACTGTGTCTGA